Genomic window (Gadus macrocephalus chromosome 13, ASM3116895v1):
TCCTCTCTATCCTCTGGCCATGTCCTCTCCTCCCTAAAGCTTGCATCAGTCACTCCCGTACTAAACAAACCCGGCCTGGATCCTGATTCCCCTAACAACTACCGCCCCATCTCCAATCTACCTTTTCTGTCTAAAATCCTGGAACGTGTTGTTGCCAAACAACTCATCACCTACCTTGACACCAACGACCTCTTTGAACTCTTCCAATCCGGTTTCCGCTCCAAACACAGTACAGAAACTGCCCTCCTCAAAGTGACCAATGACCTTCTGCTATCCTTCTGCTATCCTCTCCTGGCTCGGATCCTATCTCTCCGACAGACATCAATTCATCGCCATCAACAACTGTCAATCAGCCACTACTCCTCTCATccacggtgtcccccagggttctgtgcttggtccactcctcttcattctgtacatgcttcctcttggtcagatcctccgtcaccatggactCCGGTTCCACTGTTACGCCgatgacacacagctttacctcccctccaaaaccatcagtccttccaccctccaaccctctccaactgtttgactgacatcaagacctggatgcaaaacagctttctcaaactcaactccaacaaagccgaaatcctcatcattggtcctgacaccctcactcactccattCAGAACATCACCCTTAATATTGacggctccaccatcaccccctccaccaaaatccgtaaccttggagttatcctgttaaccatattaccaaaactgcctttttccaCCTCCGAAACACCACCTGCCTCCACCCCAACCTGTCAACTACCGCTGCTGCGACACTCATTCACGCTTTCATTTCATCCAGGCTtgactactgcaatggtcttctctacggcaccaccaacaaagtcctcaaaaaacttcaatatgtccagaactcagctgcacgcctcctcactggtacccgctccagagaacacatcacacctgtcctccgtgaactccattggcttccaattaaacactgaatcaacttcaaaatcttactcatcacctacaaggccctcaacagcctagccccccccctaccttgccgacctcctccatcaccacgccccctcccgattcctcaggtccatctctgccaacctgctacaagttccacggactgagcgccggacttggggtgatcgggccttctcagttgctgcccccaccctttggaattcactcccctcccacatcaaagtctctccaaccctctcttctttcaaatctgcactcaaaacatactttttacactagccttccccacctaactccctgCTTATTCTTCATGTAAGTCAAGTCAAGGTGCACTTCATATGTAAAGCATCTtatagagtaccatattaagtgccatataaatttcatttgttattattattattattattagaatatATAACAGAACATGTTGATTTATACGATAAAactataaataaacacaaataatgACAACAGCGACCACAATGACGGCATTAACAATACTAAGTCTGAATGTTCTCTGTCTTACTCAGGTTGATAAAATCTGTGTTCCTGACGTGCTGGATCTTGTTGAAGCGACCGTAGAAGTGGGTGGTGTCCTTCGGGAGGGGTGGGATTGTCTTCAGGTCTGAGTCGTCGCAGTACACACttccactcaaacacacacacagcaggcagGTGGGCATGCCTTCAGACGGAGCACAGTATGGGTTCAACTGAAGTGGAGACACAAACCTAATGAAGTGCATCACTGTGTGTTATGTGTCCAGACTCACCCAGGCCGGTTTCGGGCCCGAAGAGGCCGGGTTCCTTGAAGTCCAGTGGGACCGGAGCAGAGGCCAGGGACGGAGCAGCTGGGGTCCCGTCCCCCTCAGAGGGCTCAGAGGGCCCTTGAGCTTGTGGAGGGTCTTCCTGTCCTGGAGGAGCCAGTGTACCAACCTCCATCTTCTCTCCACCCGGACAGCCACAAGAAAGATTTGGACGTCAAAGTACAGTTGAACAGCTCTATTTAAAGTAATTATGTGTACTCTATAACTCACTCTCCCAGTTCATCCAAAAGTCAAGGTGCACTTTTCAGAGAGTAAACACTTATAATACAAATATTCTGATAGTACTTCACATTTAATGATATAATAATACGTGACAGAATGCAAGTGTTTCCCAGTCAAGGTTAATGTTAAAGTGGAATAATCAAGCGTACCAATCCACtgattatactgtatatatttgtttattttttaatatgatTTTCTATTAAACAGAAATGTAATACACACAAATAACTGCTTCAAGCATGTTATTGACCTGTCTCCCCTCGGCTAAACGGCGGTGGACACTCTTACCTCTTGGTCCAGATCATCATAGTCGTAACTCTCTCCAAAGCCATTGGGGTCTAGGTTGTCCCAGTCCGGCGCATTGTTCAGGTCATAGTCGTCCCCTTCTACGTCCCCAACACTCGGTCGGGGGGCCAGGAGGAAAAGGAGCGCCGTCAGAGGGACCACCAGGGGGTTCAGAGCCATCATTATGTCATGCGTTGAAGGTACCTGTCAGCAGAACATGGAATGAGAGTCGTCTTAAGTTTTCTGTGAACTCACAAAATGATTTCCGTGCCCCCACATCGAAGTATACGCCAAACTATTAGGTGTATAGCACGATTAGGAAGGGTATGAATGAATTGCGCACCGATCTTCTTCCATGGGTGTTTGGTACACGTACACCCATAGTTTGCTTTTCATATTGTAATGTTGGATGTTATTGTAGCATGTAGCCTGGGACTCtaaaagctgtgttcgaaatcgttccctatacacttgttccctattccctatataatgtacatgatatagtgcactatatagggaatagggaacgagaattcggacactacactgaacatttctaaacgtcatttgcgtcagtaaatgcgccgggtatttgtgtgacgcagactgATGCACCGTGGTGAAGTTAGTTTGAAGTTGGATATTCGACAGCTATtcggccattcatttcctatggaaaattactttttgctcaatagctcccgagttatgggacccagaggccccagaccaatttagacctgttctactatgtggtactaacaacacacacctcacaaaaaaataatattttgctcctcctattttatttaaatattttaagaatcccattcatttcctatggaagacggctttttgctcaatagcttccgagttatgggacccagaggccccagaccaatttagacctgttctactatgtggtaataacaacacacacctcactaaaaattaatattttgctcctcctattttatttaaatattttaagaatcccattcatttcctatggaagacggctttttgctcaatagcttccgagttatgggacccagaggccccagaccaatttagacctgttctactatgtggtactaacaacacacacctcactaaaaataaatattttgctcctcctattttatttaaatattttaagaatcccattcatttcctatggaagacagctttttgctcaatagcttccgagttatgggacccagaggccccagaccaatttagaccggttctactatgtggtactaacaacacacacctcactaaaacttaatattttgctcctcctattttatttaaatattttaagaatcccattcatttcctatggaagacggctttttgctcaatagcttccgagttatgggacccagaggccccagaccaatgttgaactgtcctactatgtggtactaacaacacacacctcactaaaaattaatattttacacctccaattttatttgaattttttaaaaatcccattcatttcctatggaaaacggcattttgctcaatagcttccgagttatgggacccagaggccccagaccaatttataCCTGTTATACTacatggtactaacaacacacacctccctaaaaataaatattttgaacctcctattttatttgaattttttaaaaatcccattcatttcctatggaaaacggctttttgctcaatagcttccgagttatgggacccagaggccccagaccaatttagatctgttctactatatggtactaacaacacataCCTCAcaaataatttatattttgcacctcctattttatttgaatattttaagaatccctttcatttcctatggaaaacggctttttgctcaatagcttctgagttataggacccagaggccccagaccaatgttgacctgtcctactatgtggtactaacaacacacacctcactaaaaaattatattttgcacctcctattttatttaaatattttaagaatcccattcatttcctatgggaaattgctttttgctcaatagcttccgagttatgggacccaggcaccccagaccaatgtagacctgtcctactatgtggtactaacaacacacacctcactaaaaattaatattttgcacctcctattttatttgaatattttaagaatcccattaatttcctatgggaaattgctttttgctcaatagcttccgagttataggacccagaggccccagaccaatgttgaactgtcctactatgtggtactcacaacacacaccttactaaaaaataatattttgcaccttctattttatttaaatattttaagaatcccattcatttcctatgggaaattgctttttgctcaatagcttccgagttatgggacccaggcaccccagaccaatgtagaactgtcctactatgtggtactaacaacacacacctcactaaaaattaatattttgcacctcctattttatttaaatattttaagaatcccattaatttcctatgggaaattgctttttgctcaatagcttccgagttatgggacccaggcaccccagaccaatgtagacctgtcctactatgtggtactcaCAACTAGGGGTGTGTTCAAAATATCGATACGGGGATACATCGTCGCGGGCCTCTTTACGATGCGTGTATCGATACGGAGGCGTCAGTATCGATACTTCACGTGCAACAAATCCCTACCGCTAATCAAATTCATGAAACTGCATGACATTTGCTCGTAGCTTACGTGCACATCCAATATTTTTAACTATGCGTcgaaaccatggacctattggtcgacgcaacggagacggcaagggccaattgcattgcgtatccgacatcccgactgaGAGCTGCTGATCTTATATCTTATACACTGTATAAGATAGATCGGGCGgccaattgcattgcgtatccgacatcccgactgagagctgctgaagggattacggagtcggagtagccgactcgccgagcacagcaggaccgagaaaaaaaataaaaataatagtttaacttctgacaccaatgtagtgacctcgccggtgacataatgatgtcgagtcattagtagttgaaggtagttttaatgaaccaaaaccaggtcactgaaacacGTAACGacataaccaacggcagaaaaccgacccaaaacaaaccccggttaccccggcaacccccaacacggtctcactcgcgtgcaggcccccaccctcctgttcttccaaagccctcccccagctgacctaatgattcgcccccacgctgattgacaagaagaacattacaatacatgcacacagaacaactggcataacggacaacgaaatacaatgcaacacataacacaaactatttaactgtcccagggtcgctacattactttggctaaacggtccgggtggaactccgacttcaagttttaaattccgtattgcaaaacaagcctttacattcaccatattaacgctatgtacgccacatttacgaaccgcggtacacctctgtaaccgcaccgaagtgcctgtaccgtgacggttcggtacaaatacgtgtaccgttacacccctaaagTTTACTTATTTTTAAAGGCAGCTTTATTTCTGCACCACTTCCTTGTGAATGTGTTTACATGCACTACTAGAGAGTACTTGGTCtactgcaaaataaaaaaaaactatatttGGTTACATATGTCTGTTTCTTTGTACAGCGTCTACTTGGTTCCTGTGCCTGCCTGCATACTTTGACCCATCATCCAGTTGATGGTATAATTTGAAAGCAGAGTCTCTGTAGAATCCACATGAGGTGACAAATATTTTATGATGTACTGTCAAGGAGTTACAGGCaaaaatgttgtgttataagCCTAAAATATCGGGATACGTATCGTATACGTACGTATCGCATGTATCGCGATACATATCGTATCGCGACCCCTGTATCGGGATGCGTATCGTATCGCGAGGTGGTTGGCGATACCCACCCCtactcacaacacacacctcactaaaaattaatattttgcaccttctattttatttaaatattttaagaatcccattcatttcctatggaaaacggctttttgctcaatagcttctaagttatgggacccagaggccccagaccaatgtggacctgtcctacaatgtggtaataacaacacacacctcactaaaaaataaatattttgcacctcctattttatatgaattttttaaaaatcccattcatatcctatggaaaacggctttttgctcaatagcttccgagttatgggacccagaggtcccagaccaatttagacctgttctactatgtggtactaacaacgcacacctcactaaaaattaatattttgcacctcctattttatttgaattttttaaaaatcccattcatttcctatggaaaaccaacacagtctcactccgagaacgtcaaataccgactgttggcaaaggcactttagcgtcggtgactgacgggaaagagaaatgtgcattttactttcataatcgtcgttcggcgaacgtgaaggatgtttggtttgatagttatgacgaacaaTATTTCATTCGTCTccacataattataataacatggTTGATATGATGTTACTGAAACCAGCAGCTCGCATTCCGTTTAAATCATGGGTATAAAACCATTGTCATTGctggttatgtaagggataatgtagtatagaacgccggccattatcgggcgataatggccggcgtacaggcatcccgggctcacgaaaataggtgacactgtcacgttatttaatctattgaaacgtgattaggtacacgtattttctaaatgttcgtgtcaaaaagcacaattttcaaactcatgcatatcaattggaagtatttgtcgtgatttgtcactaagcacgacttccatctaaggttctgtctgggagcgttctccctattgtcccttaaggagctccgtacagaacatttattgttaaaaattgtctgtgataacgaAGAagatgacagctt
Coding sequences:
- the optc gene encoding opticin; protein product: MMALNPLVVPLTALLFLLAPRPSVGDVEGDDYDLNNAPDWDNLDPNGFGESYDYDDLDQEMEVGTLAPPGQEDPPQAQGPSEPSEGDGTPAAPSLASAPVPLDFKEPGLFGPETGLGMPTCLLCVCLSGSVYCDDSDLKTIPPLPKDTTHFYGRFNKIQHVRNTDFINLNKLKGIDLTGNQISDMGEDVFRSSPQLEQIVLSDNLLQALPWLPATMRHIDVRNNKLTSAGMHPEGFKDMSQLEFLYLSNNHLSYIPTPLPESLRALHLQSNNIQSLQEDTFCNAQDRSYSRPHLEDIRLDANPIHLHLFTSSYACLPRLPLGGR